Within the bacterium genome, the region CAGGCCGATCGGCTGTTGCGGCAGGGCCACTTCGCCAAGCATGAGTTGAGCGGATATTTGCTGCGCGGCAAAGTCCTCGGCATCGTGGGCGCGGGCAACATCGGCTCGCTCACCGGCGAGATGGCCGCGGCCTGGGGCATGAAAGTGCTCGGCTGCGTGGCGCATCCATCCGCGGCAGTGGCCGCCGCCCTGGCGCAGAAAGGCGTGCAACTCGCCACTTTCGAAGAAGTGGTGGCCAATGCGGATTTTCTCAGTCTGCATGTGCCGCTCACTCCGGCGACGCGGCATTTGATCAACGCCAACGTCCTCGCTGCCATGAAGCCCGGATCGTATTTGATCAATATGGCGCGCGGCGGCGTGGTGGAGGAGCAGGCGCTGTATGCAGCCCTGCTGGCCGGCACGACGCTGCGCGGCGCGGGCCTCGATGTTCATCAAAACGAAAAAGAGGGCCAGGTGTCGCCGCTGGCGGCCCTGCCGAACGTAATTCTCACGCCGCACGTGGGCGCGCAAACCATCGACTCGCAGCGCGAGATCGGCGAGCGCATTGTGGCAATCGTGGCGGCGCAGCGGCCGCAACCCGAGCAGCGGCCGCCGGTGCGGCCGGCGCCTTCACCGGCGCGCTTTGGGTCCTCTCCGCTGCGCGCCAGCCGGCCGTTGGGCACACTGGCCGGCGCCGGCGTGTGCTTTGGCCCGATCAAATGTTTCGCCTTTTAGGATACTCATGTCATCCCGCTCCGGCAGGCTGCTGTTGCAACTCACTAATCCCACGCGCCTCGCTGGCTGTGATGAGAAAAACAGGATGGTTGATCATGATGAGGAAAACCGAGCAGTTCAAGCGGCTGTTGCGCTCGCCGAACACCGAGTTTCTGCTGGAAGCGCACAACGGCCTGAGTGCAAAAATCGTGGAAGAGGCCGGCTTCAAGGGTATCTGGGCCAGCGGCCTGTCGATCTCCGCGGCGTTGGGCGTGCGCGACAACAACGAAGCGAGCTGGACGCAAGTGCTGGAAGTCATCGAGTTCATGAGCGACGCGGTGAGCATCCCCATTCTTCTGGATGCCGACACCGGCTACGGTAATTTCAACAACGTGCGCCGTCTCGTGCGCAAGCTGGAACAGCGCCAAATCGCGGCCATGTGCCTGGAGGACAAAGTCTTCCCCAAGACCAACTCCTTCATCAACGGCGAAGACCAGGAATTGGCGGACCTCGAAGAATTCTGCGGCAAGATCAAAGCGGCAAAAGACACGCAGCAGGATCCCGATTTCTGCGTGGTGGCGCGCGTGGAAGCGCTCATCGCGGGGTGGGGCCTGGCCGAGGCGCTCAAGCGCGCGACAGCCTATCAGCAAGCCGGCGCGGACGCGATTCTCATCCACAGCAAGAAAGCGAATGCCGACGAGATCTTGGCGTTTGCCGCGGAATGGCAAAACCGCTGCCCGCTGGTGATCGTGCCCACGATGTACTACAAGACGCCGACGGTGCGCTTCGAAGAGGCCGGCATCCGGCTGGTGATTTGGGCGAATCACATGCTGCGCACTGGCATCCGCGCGATGCAACAAACCGCGGCCCGCATCTTCGCCGAGCGCGGCCTGCTGGCCGTGGAAGAGGAAATCGTGACGGTGAAGGAAATCTTCCGGCTGCAGAATGCCGCCGAGTTGAAAAGCGCCGAAGAGCGTTACCTGCCCGTCAAGCCGGCCATGCCCAAAGCCGCATGAACAATCGGGGCGGCGAGGCTAGCGCCGCCCCGCGGGAAATCGACTAACATTCGTTCGAAGGTGCCTCCATGAAATCTGTTGCCATTGATCATACCCTGCCTTACGCCGTGGTTGCCGGCCTCGATGATTATCCGGGTTTGCAGACGGCGCGGCTGCTGGCGCAGCGCGGCATTCCGGTGATCGGCGTTGCGCGCCATCGCCACATGTGGTTCTGCCGCACCAACGCCTGTCAGGACATCGTCTACCTGAACACGGATCGTGAAGAATTCATTCAAGGACTGGCCGCGCTGGGCCGGTTGTTCAAGCAAAAGGCCGTGCTTTTTCCCAGCACGGATCTGTGCGTGCTGCAGGTTTCCCGGCATCGTGAGCAGTTGGCGCCGTACTATCATCTGGCTTTGCCGGAGGCGGCGGTGGTGGAGAAGCTGATGAACAAGCTCAGCTTTCTCGAGTATGCGTTGCAGGAGAATCTGCCCATCCCCAAGACGTTTTTGTTGCGCCACCGCCGCGATGCCGAACAGGCCAGCCGCGCCTTGAGTTTCCCCTGCATTCTGAAGCCGCCGATGAAGACGGTTGCCTGGGAACAGCACACCACCAGCAAGGCGTACAAAGTCGCCTCAGCCGCGGAGTTTTTGCGCCTCTACGATCAGTGCGCCGGCTGGGCAGAGCTGCTGATCGCGCAGGAGTGGATTCCCGGACCGGATTCCAATCTCTATTCCTGCAATTGCTACTACAATCGCGAGGCCGAGCCGTTGGTGACTTTCACGGCGCGCAAGCTGCGCCAATGGCCGCCGGAGACCGGCAGCACCAGCTTGGGCGAGGAATGCCGCAACGATGAAGTCCTGCACGCCGCGCTCGCGCTGTTTGGCCGGGAACAGTGGCACGGCCTCGGCTAT harbors:
- a CDS encoding hydroxyacid dehydrogenase produces the protein MRILIASSIAPEAIDRLRTQHDVVCAFNAPEEKLKALVADREMLICRSGVTISAAVMASAPQLQLIIRAGSGTDNIDMDYVRQHGIRLERIPEPGAKAVAELAFAMMLGLARHLLQADRLLRQGHFAKHELSGYLLRGKVLGIVGAGNIGSLTGEMAAAWGMKVLGCVAHPSAAVAAALAQKGVQLATFEEVVANADFLSLHVPLTPATRHLINANVLAAMKPGSYLINMARGGVVEEQALYAALLAGTTLRGAGLDVHQNEKEGQVSPLAALPNVILTPHVGAQTIDSQREIGERIVAIVAAQRPQPEQRPPVRPAPSPARFGSSPLRASRPLGTLAGAGVCFGPIKCFAF
- the aepX gene encoding phosphoenolpyruvate mutase, giving the protein MMRKTEQFKRLLRSPNTEFLLEAHNGLSAKIVEEAGFKGIWASGLSISAALGVRDNNEASWTQVLEVIEFMSDAVSIPILLDADTGYGNFNNVRRLVRKLEQRQIAAMCLEDKVFPKTNSFINGEDQELADLEEFCGKIKAAKDTQQDPDFCVVARVEALIAGWGLAEALKRATAYQQAGADAILIHSKKANADEILAFAAEWQNRCPLVIVPTMYYKTPTVRFEEAGIRLVIWANHMLRTGIRAMQQTAARIFAERGLLAVEEEIVTVKEIFRLQNAAELKSAEERYLPVKPAMPKAA
- a CDS encoding carboxylate--amine ligase, whose protein sequence is MKSVAIDHTLPYAVVAGLDDYPGLQTARLLAQRGIPVIGVARHRHMWFCRTNACQDIVYLNTDREEFIQGLAALGRLFKQKAVLFPSTDLCVLQVSRHREQLAPYYHLALPEAAVVEKLMNKLSFLEYALQENLPIPKTFLLRHRRDAEQASRALSFPCILKPPMKTVAWEQHTTSKAYKVASAAEFLRLYDQCAGWAELLIAQEWIPGPDSNLYSCNCYYNREAEPLVTFTARKLRQWPPETGSTSLGEECRNDEVLHAALALFGREQWHGLGYLEMKRDERNGKHFIIEPNIGRPTGRSALAEASGVELLYTMYCDLLGLPLPAARQQHYTGMKWMCLLEDLRSARIYWRRGDLTLRQWWQSVRGPKTYADFAWSDPMPFLADVKRRLTFKLQQAWQKFTAALRPRPLPAPQQQVAVSAV